One genomic window of Mus pahari chromosome 23, PAHARI_EIJ_v1.1, whole genome shotgun sequence includes the following:
- the LOC110313119 gene encoding LOW QUALITY PROTEIN: 2'-5'-oligoadenylate synthase-like protein 2 (The sequence of the model RefSeq protein was modified relative to this genomic sequence to represent the inferred CDS: inserted 1 base in 1 codon), which produces MDDDLDRNGNSHSCCKXYNVSHLCSGSRKPLPDLGRVQPLGFRDLKETNNKKGSPELGVVAFTCNPSSREGGSSGKGTTLNHTSDQDMILFLSCFSSFKDQARDREVIIDFIERRLIHCSRSLAYNITVLRHREGKRTPRSLTLKVXSRKTDDVISMDILPAYDALGPFSRDSKPAPAIYESLVRSEGYPGEFSPSFTELQRHFVKTRPAKLKNLLRLVKFWYLQCLRQKYRRVAVLPSKYALELLTIYAWEMGAESSDNFNLDEGFVAVMELLVHYQDICIYWTKYYDFQNEVVRNFLKQQLKGDRPIILDPADPTNNLGRRNGWELVAAEAAFCLLQVCCRTVDPSGRWNVQRARDIQVTVKQTGAEDWTLWTNPYSPIRKXKAEIRKEKNFQGDLRISFQEPRGERQLLSSKKTLADYGIFSKVNIRVLETFPPEILVFVKYPGGQSKPFAIHPDDTILDLKEDIEDAGGPCVEDQVLLLDEEELEDDESLEELEIKDCDTIKLKRVIY; this is translated from the exons ATGGATGACGACTTAG ACAGAAATGGAAACTCCCACAGCTGCTGCAAANGATACAATGTGTCCCATTTGTGTTCTGGTTCCAGGAAACCTCTGCCTGACCTAGGTCGAGTGCAGCCTCTTGGCTTCCGGGacctgaaagaaacaaacaacaaaaaaggaagtccagagctgggtgtggtggccttcacctgtaaccccagcagtcGGGAG GGAGGCTcctcaggaaaggggacaacGCTGAACCACACATCTGACCAAGACATGATTCTGTTCCTAAGCTGCTTTTCCAGTTTCAAAGACCAGGCAAGAGACCGGGAGGTCATCATCGACTTCATTGAGAGGAGGCTGATTCATTGTAGCAGAAGCCTGGCCTACAACATCACTGTCCTTCGGCACAGAGAGGGCAAAAGGACCCCTCGCTCCCTCACCCTAAAGGTCCANTCCCGGAAGACTGATGATGTTATTTCGATGGATATCCTCCCAGCTTATGATGCTTTGG GACCTTTTTCCAGAGACTCGAAGCCAGCACCAGCAATCTACGAGAGTCTGGTAAGAAGTGAGGGCTACCCTGGCGAATTCTCGCCAAGCTTcacagagttacagagacatTTTGTGAAAACTCGTCCTGCTAAACTGAAGAACCTCCTACGGTTGGTGAAGTTCTGGTACCTGCAG tGCCTGAGACAGAAATATAGAAGAGTAGCAGTGTTGCCCTCAAAATACGCGCTGGAGCTGCTGACCATCTATGCCTGGGAGATGGGTGCAGAGAGCAGTGATAACTTCAATCTGGATGAAGGGTTTGTAGCCGTGATGGAGCTCCTCGTACACTACCAGGACATCTGCATCTACTGGACCAAGTACTACGATTTCCAAAACGAGGTCGTCAGGAACTTTCTGAAGCAACAGCTGAAGGGAGACCG GCCCATCATCCTAGATCCAGCTGACCCCACCAACAACCTGGGAAGAAGAAACGGGTGGGAGCTAGTGGCTGCAGAAGCAGCTTTCTGTCTGCTGCAGGTCTGTTGCAGGACTGTAGACCCCAGCGGGCGCTGGAATGTACAG CGAGCGAGGGACATTCAGGTGACAGTGAAACAAACGGGAGCAGAGGACTGGACGCTCTGGACAAACCCCTACAGCCCCatcagaa agaaggcagagatcAGGAAGGAAAAGAACTTCCAAGGGGACCTGCGCATCTCCTTCCAGGAGCCCCGAGGGGAGAGACAGCTGCTCAGCAGCAAAAAGACCCTAGCGGATTATGGGATATTCTCTAAGGTGAACATCCGGGTGCTGGAGACCTTTCCTCCTGAGATCCTGGTCTTTGTGAAGTATCCCGGTGGCCAGAGCAAGCCTTTTGCTATCCACCCTGATGATACCATCCTTGACCTGAAAGAAGACATAGAAGATGCTGGAGGCCCTTGTGTGGAGGATCAGGTACTACTGTTGGACGAAGAGGAGTTGGAAGATGATGAGAGCCTCGAAGAGCTTGAGATCAAAGACTGTGACACCATTAAGCTCAAAAGGGTAATCTACTAG